One genomic window of Acomys russatus chromosome 29, mAcoRus1.1, whole genome shotgun sequence includes the following:
- the Dvl1 gene encoding segment polarity protein dishevelled homolog DVL-1 isoform X1 has protein sequence MAETKIIYHMDEEETPYLVKLPVAPERVTLADFKNVLSNRPVHAYKFFFKSMDQDFGVVKEEIFDDNAKLPCFNGRVVSWLVLAEGAHSDAGSQGTDSHTDLPPPLERTGGIGDSRPPSFHPNVASSRDGMDNETGTESMVSHRRERARRRNRDEATRTNGHLRGDRRRDLGLPPDSTSTVLSSELESSSFIDSDEEDNTSRLSSSTEQSTSSRLIRKHKCRRRKQRLRQTDRASSFSSITDSTMSLNIITVTLNMERHHFLGISIVGQSNDRGDGGIYIGSIMKGGAVAADGRIEPGDMLLQVNDVNFENMSNDDAVRVLREIVSQTGPISLTVAKCWDPTPRSYFTIPRADPVRPIDPAAWLSHTAALTGALPRYGTSPCSSAITRTSSSSLTSSVPGAPQLEEAPLTVKSDMGAIVRVMQLPDSGLEIRDRMWLKITIANAVIGADVVDWLYTHVEGFKERREARKYASSMLKHGFLRHTVNKITFSEQCYYVFGDLCSNLASLNLNSGSSGASDQDTLAPLPHPSVPWPLGQGYPYQYPGPPPCFPPAYQDPGFSYGSGSAGSQQSEGSKSSGSTRSSHRTPGREERRAAGAGGSGSESDHTVPSGSGSTGWWERPVSQLSRGSSPRSQASAVAPGLPPLHPLTKAYAVVGGPPGGPPVRELAAVPPELTGSRQSFQKAMGNPCEFFVDIM, from the exons GGTGGTGAAGGAGGAGATCTTCGATGACAATGCCAAGTTGCCCTGCTTCAACGGCCGGGTGGTTTCCTGG CTGGTCCTGGCTGAGGGCGCTCACTCGGATGCAGGATCCCAGGGCACTGACAGCCACACGGATCTGCCCCCACCCCTTGAGAGGACAGGTGGCATTGGGGACTCCAGACCCCCCTCCTTCCA TCCAAATGTTGCCAGTAGCCGTGATGGAATGGACAATGAGACAGGCACAGAATCCATGGTCAGTCACCGGCGGGAGCGAGCCCGACGTCGAAACCGTGATGAGG CTACCCGGACCAATGGGCACCTGAGAGGGGATCGGCGTCGGGACCTGGGACTGCCTCCAGATAGTACATCCACTGTCCTGAGCAGTGAGCTTGAATCCAGCAGCTTTATTGACTCAGATGAGGAAGACAATACAAGCCG ACTGAGCAGCTCTACAGAGCAGAGCACCTCCTCTCGGCTAATTCGCAAGCACAAATGCCGCCGGCGGAAGCAGCGCTTGAGGCAGACAGACCGG GCGTCCTCCTTCAGCAGCATCACTGACTCCACCATGTCCCTGAACATCATCACTGTCACTCTCAACATGG AGAGGCACCACTTCCTGGGCATTAGCATCGTGGGTCAGAGCAACGACCGGGGTGATGGCGGCATCTACATTGGATCCATCATGAAGGGCGGGGCCGTGGCTGCTGATGGCCGCATTGAGCCAGGCGACATGCTGCTGCAG GTGAATGATGTCAACTTTGAGAACATGAGCAATGATGACGCTGTGCGGGTGCTTCGGGAGATCGTGTCCCAGACGGG GCCCATCAGCCTCACAGTGGCCAAGTGCTGGGACCCAACCCCTCGGAGCTACTTCACCATCCCAAGGG CTGACCCAGTGCGACCCATCGACCCAGCTGCCTGGCTGTCCCACACAGCAGCCCTGACGGGTGCTCTGCCCCGCTATGGTACGAGTCCCTGCTCCAGCGCCATCACACGTACCAGCTCTTCCTCACTAACCAGCTCAGTCCCTGGCGCCCCAC AGCTTGAGGAGGCACCACTGACAGTGAAGAGTGACATGGGTGCCATCGTCCGGGTTATGCAGTTGCCAGACTCAGGACTGGAGATCCGGGACCGTATGTGGCTTAAGATCACCATCGCCAATGCTGTCATTG GGGCGGATGTGGTGGACTGGCTGTACACACACGTGGAGGGCTTCAAGGAGCGAAGGGAGGCGAGGAAGTATGCCAGCAGTATGCTGAAACACGGCTTCCTGCGGCACACGGTCAACAAGATCACCTTCTCTGAACAATGCTACTATGTTTTTGGTGACCTGTGCAGTA ACCTCGCATCCCTGAACCTCAACAGTGGCTCCAGTGGAGCCTCAGATCAGGACACACTGGCCCCACTGCCCCACCCATCAGTACCCTGGCCCTTGGGTCAAGGCTACCCCTACCAGTACCCGGGCCCCCCGCCCTGCTTCCCACCTGCCTACCAGGACCCTGGCTTCAGCTATGGCAGTGGCAGTGCTGGGAGTCAGCAGAGTGAAG ggaGCAAGAGCAGCGGGTCCACAAGGAGCAGCCATCGGACCCCAGGCCGAGAGGAACGCCGGGCAGCTGGAGCTGGGGGTAGTGGCAGTGAATCAGACCACACAGTACCAAGTGGGTCTGGTAGCACCGGCTGGTGGGAGCGTCCTGTCAGCCAGCTTAGCCGTGGCAGTAGCCCTCGAAGTCAGGCCTCAGCTGTAGCCCCAGGGCTCCCCCCACTGCACCCCCTTACAAAGGCCTATGCAGTTGTGGGTGGGCCACCCGGAGGGCCACCCGTCCGGGAGCTGGCTGCTGTTCCTCCAGAACTTACAGGTAGCCGCCAGTCCTTCCAAAAGGCCATGGGAAACCCCTGTGAGTTCTTTGTGGATATCATGTGA
- the Dvl1 gene encoding segment polarity protein dishevelled homolog DVL-1 isoform X2 codes for MAETKIIYHMDEEETPYLVKLPVAPERVTLADFKNVLSNRPVHAYKFFFKSMDQDFGVVKEEIFDDNAKLPCFNGRVVSWLVLAEGAHSDAGSQGTDSHTDLPPPLERTGGIGDSRPPSFHPNVASSRDGMDNETGTESMVSHRRERARRRNRDEATRTNGHLRGDRRRDLGLPPDSTSTVLSSELESSSFIDSDEEDNTSRLSSSTEQSTSSRLIRKHKCRRRKQRLRQTDRASSFSSITDSTMSLNIITVTLNMERHHFLGISIVGQSNDRGDGGIYIGSIMKGGAVAADGRIEPGDMLLQVNDVNFENMSNDDAVRVLREIVSQTGPISLTVAKCWDPTPRSYFTIPRADPVRPIDPAAWLSHTAALTGALPRYELEEAPLTVKSDMGAIVRVMQLPDSGLEIRDRMWLKITIANAVIGADVVDWLYTHVEGFKERREARKYASSMLKHGFLRHTVNKITFSEQCYYVFGDLCSNLASLNLNSGSSGASDQDTLAPLPHPSVPWPLGQGYPYQYPGPPPCFPPAYQDPGFSYGSGSAGSQQSEGSKSSGSTRSSHRTPGREERRAAGAGGSGSESDHTVPSGSGSTGWWERPVSQLSRGSSPRSQASAVAPGLPPLHPLTKAYAVVGGPPGGPPVRELAAVPPELTGSRQSFQKAMGNPCEFFVDIM; via the exons GGTGGTGAAGGAGGAGATCTTCGATGACAATGCCAAGTTGCCCTGCTTCAACGGCCGGGTGGTTTCCTGG CTGGTCCTGGCTGAGGGCGCTCACTCGGATGCAGGATCCCAGGGCACTGACAGCCACACGGATCTGCCCCCACCCCTTGAGAGGACAGGTGGCATTGGGGACTCCAGACCCCCCTCCTTCCA TCCAAATGTTGCCAGTAGCCGTGATGGAATGGACAATGAGACAGGCACAGAATCCATGGTCAGTCACCGGCGGGAGCGAGCCCGACGTCGAAACCGTGATGAGG CTACCCGGACCAATGGGCACCTGAGAGGGGATCGGCGTCGGGACCTGGGACTGCCTCCAGATAGTACATCCACTGTCCTGAGCAGTGAGCTTGAATCCAGCAGCTTTATTGACTCAGATGAGGAAGACAATACAAGCCG ACTGAGCAGCTCTACAGAGCAGAGCACCTCCTCTCGGCTAATTCGCAAGCACAAATGCCGCCGGCGGAAGCAGCGCTTGAGGCAGACAGACCGG GCGTCCTCCTTCAGCAGCATCACTGACTCCACCATGTCCCTGAACATCATCACTGTCACTCTCAACATGG AGAGGCACCACTTCCTGGGCATTAGCATCGTGGGTCAGAGCAACGACCGGGGTGATGGCGGCATCTACATTGGATCCATCATGAAGGGCGGGGCCGTGGCTGCTGATGGCCGCATTGAGCCAGGCGACATGCTGCTGCAG GTGAATGATGTCAACTTTGAGAACATGAGCAATGATGACGCTGTGCGGGTGCTTCGGGAGATCGTGTCCCAGACGGG GCCCATCAGCCTCACAGTGGCCAAGTGCTGGGACCCAACCCCTCGGAGCTACTTCACCATCCCAAGGG CTGACCCAGTGCGACCCATCGACCCAGCTGCCTGGCTGTCCCACACAGCAGCCCTGACGGGTGCTCTGCCCCGCTATG AGCTTGAGGAGGCACCACTGACAGTGAAGAGTGACATGGGTGCCATCGTCCGGGTTATGCAGTTGCCAGACTCAGGACTGGAGATCCGGGACCGTATGTGGCTTAAGATCACCATCGCCAATGCTGTCATTG GGGCGGATGTGGTGGACTGGCTGTACACACACGTGGAGGGCTTCAAGGAGCGAAGGGAGGCGAGGAAGTATGCCAGCAGTATGCTGAAACACGGCTTCCTGCGGCACACGGTCAACAAGATCACCTTCTCTGAACAATGCTACTATGTTTTTGGTGACCTGTGCAGTA ACCTCGCATCCCTGAACCTCAACAGTGGCTCCAGTGGAGCCTCAGATCAGGACACACTGGCCCCACTGCCCCACCCATCAGTACCCTGGCCCTTGGGTCAAGGCTACCCCTACCAGTACCCGGGCCCCCCGCCCTGCTTCCCACCTGCCTACCAGGACCCTGGCTTCAGCTATGGCAGTGGCAGTGCTGGGAGTCAGCAGAGTGAAG ggaGCAAGAGCAGCGGGTCCACAAGGAGCAGCCATCGGACCCCAGGCCGAGAGGAACGCCGGGCAGCTGGAGCTGGGGGTAGTGGCAGTGAATCAGACCACACAGTACCAAGTGGGTCTGGTAGCACCGGCTGGTGGGAGCGTCCTGTCAGCCAGCTTAGCCGTGGCAGTAGCCCTCGAAGTCAGGCCTCAGCTGTAGCCCCAGGGCTCCCCCCACTGCACCCCCTTACAAAGGCCTATGCAGTTGTGGGTGGGCCACCCGGAGGGCCACCCGTCCGGGAGCTGGCTGCTGTTCCTCCAGAACTTACAGGTAGCCGCCAGTCCTTCCAAAAGGCCATGGGAAACCCCTGTGAGTTCTTTGTGGATATCATGTGA
- the Dvl1 gene encoding segment polarity protein dishevelled homolog DVL-1 isoform X3, translating into MAETKIIYHMDEEETPYLVKLPVAPERVTLADFKNVLSNRPVHAYKFFFKSMDQDFGVVKEEIFDDNAKLPCFNGRVVSWLVLAEGAHSDAGSQGTDSHTDLPPPLERTGGIGDSRPPSFHPNVASSRDGMDNETGTESMVSHRRERARRRNRDEATRTNGHLRGDRRRDLGLPPDSTSTVLSSELESSSFIDSDEEDNTSRLSSSTEQSTSSRLIRKHKCRRRKQRLRQTDRASSFSSITDSTMSLNIITVTLNMERHHFLGISIVGQSNDRGDGGIYIGSIMKGGAVAADGRIEPGDMLLQVNDVNFENMSNDDAVRVLREIVSQTGPISLTVAKCWDPTPRSYFTIPRADPVRPIDPAAWLSHTAALTGALPRYGTSPCSSAITRTSSSSLTSSVPGAPQLEEAPLTVKSDMGAIVRVMQLPDSGLEIRDRMWLKITIANAVIGADVVDWLYTHVEGFKERREARKYASSMLKHGFLRHTVNKITFSEQCYYVFGDLCSNLASLNLNSGSSGASDQDTLAPLPHPSVPWPLGQGYPYQYPGPPPCFPPAYQDPGFSYGSGSAGSQQSEALD; encoded by the exons GGTGGTGAAGGAGGAGATCTTCGATGACAATGCCAAGTTGCCCTGCTTCAACGGCCGGGTGGTTTCCTGG CTGGTCCTGGCTGAGGGCGCTCACTCGGATGCAGGATCCCAGGGCACTGACAGCCACACGGATCTGCCCCCACCCCTTGAGAGGACAGGTGGCATTGGGGACTCCAGACCCCCCTCCTTCCA TCCAAATGTTGCCAGTAGCCGTGATGGAATGGACAATGAGACAGGCACAGAATCCATGGTCAGTCACCGGCGGGAGCGAGCCCGACGTCGAAACCGTGATGAGG CTACCCGGACCAATGGGCACCTGAGAGGGGATCGGCGTCGGGACCTGGGACTGCCTCCAGATAGTACATCCACTGTCCTGAGCAGTGAGCTTGAATCCAGCAGCTTTATTGACTCAGATGAGGAAGACAATACAAGCCG ACTGAGCAGCTCTACAGAGCAGAGCACCTCCTCTCGGCTAATTCGCAAGCACAAATGCCGCCGGCGGAAGCAGCGCTTGAGGCAGACAGACCGG GCGTCCTCCTTCAGCAGCATCACTGACTCCACCATGTCCCTGAACATCATCACTGTCACTCTCAACATGG AGAGGCACCACTTCCTGGGCATTAGCATCGTGGGTCAGAGCAACGACCGGGGTGATGGCGGCATCTACATTGGATCCATCATGAAGGGCGGGGCCGTGGCTGCTGATGGCCGCATTGAGCCAGGCGACATGCTGCTGCAG GTGAATGATGTCAACTTTGAGAACATGAGCAATGATGACGCTGTGCGGGTGCTTCGGGAGATCGTGTCCCAGACGGG GCCCATCAGCCTCACAGTGGCCAAGTGCTGGGACCCAACCCCTCGGAGCTACTTCACCATCCCAAGGG CTGACCCAGTGCGACCCATCGACCCAGCTGCCTGGCTGTCCCACACAGCAGCCCTGACGGGTGCTCTGCCCCGCTATGGTACGAGTCCCTGCTCCAGCGCCATCACACGTACCAGCTCTTCCTCACTAACCAGCTCAGTCCCTGGCGCCCCAC AGCTTGAGGAGGCACCACTGACAGTGAAGAGTGACATGGGTGCCATCGTCCGGGTTATGCAGTTGCCAGACTCAGGACTGGAGATCCGGGACCGTATGTGGCTTAAGATCACCATCGCCAATGCTGTCATTG GGGCGGATGTGGTGGACTGGCTGTACACACACGTGGAGGGCTTCAAGGAGCGAAGGGAGGCGAGGAAGTATGCCAGCAGTATGCTGAAACACGGCTTCCTGCGGCACACGGTCAACAAGATCACCTTCTCTGAACAATGCTACTATGTTTTTGGTGACCTGTGCAGTA ACCTCGCATCCCTGAACCTCAACAGTGGCTCCAGTGGAGCCTCAGATCAGGACACACTGGCCCCACTGCCCCACCCATCAGTACCCTGGCCCTTGGGTCAAGGCTACCCCTACCAGTACCCGGGCCCCCCGCCCTGCTTCCCACCTGCCTACCAGGACCCTGGCTTCAGCTATGGCAGTGGCAGTGCTGGGAGTCAGCAGAGTGAAG CCTTAGACTGA
- the Tas1r3 gene encoding taste receptor type 1 member 3: MPGLAVLSLSLAALLGLGMGAPLCLSQQFKAHGDYILGGLFPLGSTEESTLYQRTQPKGILCTGFSSRGLFLAMAMKMAVEEINNGSALLPGLRLGYDLFDTCSEPVVTMKPSLMFLAKVGSQSIAAYCNYTQYQPRVLAVIGPHSSELALITGKFFSFFLMPQVSYSASMDRLSDRETFPSFFRTVPSDRVQLEAVVALLQNFSWNWVAALGSDDDYGREGLSIFSGLANARGICIAHEALVPLHGATGQQPDKVLDVLHQVNQSKVQVVVLFASARAAYSLFSYSIHHGLSPKVWVASESWMTSDLVMTLPKVARVGTVLGFLQRGVLLPEFSHYLETRLALAADPTFCASLTAGLDLEEHVMGQRCPQCDDIGLQNLSSGLLRNLSSGQLHHQIFATYAAVYSVAQALHNTLRCNVSSCPTSEPVQPWQLLKNMYNMSFHARDLTLQFDAKGNVEMEYDLMMWAWRGPAPVLHTVGTFNGTLQLQHSKMHWPGNQVPVSQCSRQCKDGQVRRVKGFHSCCYDCVDCKAGSYRKHPDDFTCTPCNRDQWSPEKSTRCFPRRPKFLAWGEPAVLLLLLLLCLVLSLALAALGLFVHHWHGPLVQASGGSLFCFGLVCLGLFCLSVLLFPGRPSTASCLAQQPLVHLPLTGCLSTLFLQAAETFVESELPLSWANWLCSCLRGPWAWLVVLLAILVEAALCAWYLVAFPPEVVTDWRVLPTEVLEHCRMRSWVSLGLVHITNATLAFLCFLGTFLVQSQPGRYNRARGLTFAMLAYFITWISFVPLLANVQVAYQPAVQMGAILFCGMGILATFHLPKCYVLLWLPNLNTQEFFLGGSNSGREATEGHNE, translated from the exons ATGCcgggcctggctgtcctgagcctcagcctggctgctcttctgggccTTGGGATGGGGGCCCCCTTGTGCCTGTCCCAGCAATTCAAGGCACACGGGGACTACATCCTGGGTGGGCTATTTCCCCTGGGCTCCACTGAGGAGTCCACTCTTTACCAGAGAACACAACCCAAAGGCATCCTGTGTACCGG GTTCTCATCCCGTGGGTTGTTCCTGGCCATGGCAATGAAGATGGCTGTGGAGGAGATTAACAACGGATCTGCCTTGCTCCCTGGGCTACGACTGGGCTATGACCTATTTGACACTTGCTCAGAGCCAGTGGTCACCATGAAGCCCAGTCTCATGTTCCTGGCCAAGGTGGGCAGTCAAAGCATTGCTGCCTACTGCAACTATACACAGTACCAGCCCCGTGTGCTGGCTGTCATTGGGCCTCACTCGTCAGAGCTTGCCCTTATTACAGGCAAGTTCTTCAGCTTCTTCCTCATGCCACAG GTCAGCTACAGTGCCAGCATGGATCGGCTAAGTGACCGGGAAACATTTCCATCCTTTTTCCGCACGGTGCCCAGCGACCGGGTGCAGCTGGAGGCTGTTGTGGCTCTGTTGCAGAATTTCAGCTGGAACTGGGTGGCTGCCTTAGGCAGTGATGATGACTATGGCCGGGAAGGTCTGAGCATCTTTTCTGGCCTGGCCAACGCTCGAGGTATTTGCATTGCACATGAGGCCCTGGTGCCACTGCATGGTGCTACCGGCCAACAACCGGACAAGGTGTTGGATGTGCTACATCAAGTGAACCAAAGCAAAGTACAAGTGGTAGTGCTGTTTGCCTCTGCCCGTGCTGCCTACTCCCTTTTCAGCTACAGCATCCACCATGGCCTCTCACCCAAGGTATGGGTGGCCAGTGAGTCCTGGATGACCTCTGACTTGGTCATGACACTGCCCAAGGTTGCCCGTGTGGGCACTGTGCTTGGGTTTCTACAGCGGGGAGTCCTGCTGCCTGAATTCTCCCATTACTTGGAGACCCGCCTCGCCTTGGCTGCTGACCCAACATTCtgtgcctccctgactgctgggctGGACCTGGAGGAGCATGTAATGGGGCAGCGCTGTCCACAGTGTGACGACATAGGGCTGCAGAACCTGTCGTCCGGGCTGCTGCGGAACCTGTCGTCTGGGCAGTTGCACCACCAGATTTTTGCAACATATGCAGCTGTGTACAGCGTGGCCCAGGCCCTTCACAACACCTTACGGTGCAATGTCTCAAGTTGCCCCACATCAGAGCCTGTTCAACCCTGGCAG cTCCTGAAGAACATGTACAACATGAGTTTCCATGCTCGAGACTTGACGCTGCAGTTTGACGCTAAAGGAAATGTAGAAATGGAGTACGACCTGATGATGTGGGCGTGGCGCGGCCCTGCACCGGTGTTACACACTGTAGGCACCTTCAATGGCACCCTTCAGCTGCAGCACTCCAAGATGCACTGGCCAGGCAACCAG GTACCAGTCTCCCAGTGTTCCCGGCAGTGCAAAGACGGCCAGGTGCGCAGAGTTAAGGGCTTCCATTCCTGCTGCTATGACTGTGTGGACTGCAAGGCAGGCAGCTACCGGAAGCATCCAG ATGATTTCACCTGTACTCCATGTAACCGGGATCAGTGGTCCCCGGAGAAAAGCACGCGCTGCTTTCCTCGCAGGCCTAAGTTCCTGGCTTGGGGGGAGCCAGCTGTGCTGCTGCTACTTCTGCTGCTCTGCCTGGTGCTAAGcctagcactggctgctctaggGCTCTTTGTCCACCACTGGCACGGCCCTCTTGTTCAGGCCTCAGGCGGGTCACTGTTCTGCTTTGGCCTGGTCTGCCTAGGCctcttctgcctcagtgtccttcTGTTCCCAGGACGGCCAAGTACTGCCAGCTGCCTTGCCCAACAGCCACTGGTTCACCTCCCTCTCACAGGCTGCCTGAGCACACTCTTCCTGCAAGCAGCTGAGACCTTTGTGGAGtctgagctgccactgagctgggCAAACTGGCTATGCAGCTGCCTTCGGGGACCCTGGGCTTGGCTGGTTGTACTGCTGGCCATTCTTGTGGAGGCAGCACTATGTGCCTGGTACTTGGTAGCATTCCCACCAGAGGTGGTGACAGACTGGCGGGTACTGCCCACAGAGGTGTTGGAGCACTGCCGCATGCGTTCCTGGGTCAGCCTGGGCTTGGTGCACATCACCAATGCAACATtagccttcctctgcttcctgggcacTTTCCTGGTACAGAGCCAGCCTGGTCGCTACAACCGTGCACGTGGTCTCACCTTCGCCATGCTAGCTTATTTCATCACCTGGATCTCTTTTGTGCCCCTCCTGGCCAATGTGCAGGTGGCCTACCAGCCAGCTGTGCAGATGGGTGCCATCCTGTTCTGTGGCATGGGCATCCTAGCCACCTTCCACCTGCCCAAGTGCTATGTGCTTCTGTGGCTGCCAAATCTCAACACCCAGGAGTTCTTCCTGGGAGGGAGCAACAGTGGCAGGGAGGCAACTGAGGGACACAATGAATGA
- the Cptp gene encoding ceramide-1-phosphate transfer protein isoform X2, which translates to MAQRRISTLKSFWFLNSLGAVFSFISKDVVSKLQIMEQLRNSPQSEHYTSLQSMVAYEVGNKLIDIDRRSRSRYPNSGCRTVLRLHRALHWLQLFLEGLRTSPEDARTSTLCSDAYNDTLAAYHPWIIRQAVTVAFCALPTRKVFLEVMNVGSSEQAVEMLGEALPFIENVYDISQKLYADHSLLDLP; encoded by the exons atggctcagagacGGATTTCAACCTTAAAGTCGTTCTG GTTTCTGAACAGCCTGGGTGCCgtcttttcattcatttccaaGGATGTGGTCTCAAAGCTGCAGATAATGGAGCAGCTGAGGAACAGCCCACAGAGTGAACACTACACTAGCTTGCAGTCCATGGTAGCCTATGAGGTGGGCAACAAGCTGATAGACATAGACCGCCGCTCCCGTTCCCGTTACCCTAACTCAGGCTGCCGGACTGTGCTGCGCCTGCATCGTGCTCTGCACTGGCTGCAGTTATTCCTGGAAGGCCTGCGTACCAGCCCTGAGGATGCCCGTACCTCCACACTCTGCAGTGACGCCTACAATGATACACTGGCTGCCTATCACCCCTGGATCATACGTCAAGCCGTCACTGTGGCCTTCTGTGCCTTGCCTACACGCAAGGTGTTCCTTGAGGTCATGAATGTGGGGTCCTCTGAGCAAGCTGTGGAGATGCTGGGAGAGGCACTGCCCTTCATTGAAAATGTGTATGACATCTCCCAGAAGCTCTATGCTGATCACTCCCTGTTAGACCTGCCCTAG
- the Cptp gene encoding ceramide-1-phosphate transfer protein isoform X1, with translation MDGSETDFNLKVVLVSFKQCLSEEGEVLLDHYIASWKGLVRFLNSLGAVFSFISKDVVSKLQIMEQLRNSPQSEHYTSLQSMVAYEVGNKLIDIDRRSRSRYPNSGCRTVLRLHRALHWLQLFLEGLRTSPEDARTSTLCSDAYNDTLAAYHPWIIRQAVTVAFCALPTRKVFLEVMNVGSSEQAVEMLGEALPFIENVYDISQKLYADHSLLDLP, from the exons atggatggctcagagacGGATTTCAACCTTAAAGTCGTTCTGGTCAGCTTCAAGCAGTGTCtctcagaggagggagaggtgctGCTGGACCACTATATCGCCAGCTGGAAGGGGCTAGTCAG GTTTCTGAACAGCCTGGGTGCCgtcttttcattcatttccaaGGATGTGGTCTCAAAGCTGCAGATAATGGAGCAGCTGAGGAACAGCCCACAGAGTGAACACTACACTAGCTTGCAGTCCATGGTAGCCTATGAGGTGGGCAACAAGCTGATAGACATAGACCGCCGCTCCCGTTCCCGTTACCCTAACTCAGGCTGCCGGACTGTGCTGCGCCTGCATCGTGCTCTGCACTGGCTGCAGTTATTCCTGGAAGGCCTGCGTACCAGCCCTGAGGATGCCCGTACCTCCACACTCTGCAGTGACGCCTACAATGATACACTGGCTGCCTATCACCCCTGGATCATACGTCAAGCCGTCACTGTGGCCTTCTGTGCCTTGCCTACACGCAAGGTGTTCCTTGAGGTCATGAATGTGGGGTCCTCTGAGCAAGCTGTGGAGATGCTGGGAGAGGCACTGCCCTTCATTGAAAATGTGTATGACATCTCCCAGAAGCTCTATGCTGATCACTCCCTGTTAGACCTGCCCTAG